TAGCATCGTTCGACGATCCTGAGCTAACCTACTCGGCGCGTATCCTTCAGGCAATGAAGGAGAATGGTGTAACCGGAACCGGCGTGGCGCTGGCTGAACAGTACCGCCATCTGCTCTGTGAAGAGCCGCTGGAAGTGCTGACAGAAGAAGATTTCACGCGTCAGGCGCAGGAGTCTGTTGCTGCACAGCAGCAGCTGGAAGCGAATGATAAGCTGGATTTTGAAGCGTATCTGGCGAGCCGGGAAGGGTAGAAAAGAAAAAGGCCACATCAATGTGGCCAAATTAACATCTCTGTTGTCAGGGATGATGATGATAACAAATGCGCGTCTTTCATATATTCAGACGTTGGGCGAACAGAAAAGTTTCATCGTTTTAAAAAAAATTCTCAGAACAGGAGGTGACGTATGCCACTACTGGACAGTTTTACCGTTGATCACACCATCATGGGCGCACCGGCCGTACGCGTTGCGAAAACCATGAAGACTCCGCATGGCGATACGATTACCGTTTTTGACCTGCGTTTTTGCCGCCCGAACATTGATATCCTCACTGAGCGTGGCATCCATACGCTGGAGCATCTCTTTGCCGGATTCATGCGTGATCACCTGAATGGTGACGGTGTGGAAATCGTCGATATCTCACCAATGGGCTGCCGCACCGGCTTCTACATGAGCCTGATTGGTACGCCAGACGAGCAGCGCGTTGCGAAGGCGTGGAAAGGGGCGATGGAGGATGTTCTGAAAGTGAAAGATCAGAACCAGATCCCTGAGCTGAATGAATACCAGTGTGGCAGCTACAAGCTGCACTCTCTGGATGAAGCGCAGCAGATTGCACGCAATGTGCTGGCGCATGAGATCGGCGTTAACCGCAACGAAGATCTGAAACTGCCTGCTGAAAAGCTGAAAGAACTGCACATCTAGTCAGGGCTTCTCTGCTAAAAAAACGCCGCATCCTGTCGATTGCGGCGTTTTTTTATGGCTTCAGGAACCGACCGATTTTTTCAGCGGCGTCTTTGGCGTGATGCGCACCTGTTTA
This genomic window from Pantoea sp. Lij88 contains:
- the luxS gene encoding S-ribosylhomocysteine lyase translates to MPLLDSFTVDHTIMGAPAVRVAKTMKTPHGDTITVFDLRFCRPNIDILTERGIHTLEHLFAGFMRDHLNGDGVEIVDISPMGCRTGFYMSLIGTPDEQRVAKAWKGAMEDVLKVKDQNQIPELNEYQCGSYKLHSLDEAQQIARNVLAHEIGVNRNEDLKLPAEKLKELHI